A region from the Cannabis sativa cultivar Pink pepper isolate KNU-18-1 chromosome 9, ASM2916894v1, whole genome shotgun sequence genome encodes:
- the LOC115722773 gene encoding pyruvate dehydrogenase (acetyl-transferring) kinase, mitochondrial — translation MAALESFSKRLIEEVQKWGCMKQTGVSLRYMMEFGSKPTQRNLLISAQFLHKELPIRIARRAIELDTLPYGLSHKPAVLKVRDWYLDSFRDLRSFPEIKDANDERDFTQMIKAIKVRHNNVVPMMALGVQQLKKEISIPTRTLNQDIHEIHQFLDRFYMSRIGIRMLIGQHVELHNPNPPPHCVGYINTRMSPVEVAQQASEDARCICLREYGSAPDVNIYGDPDFTFPYVPAHLHLMVFELVKNSLRAVQERFLDSDKLPPPIRIIVADGIEDVTIKVSDEGGGIPRSGLPKIFTYLYSTAKNPLDEHADLGMADTVVTMAGYGYGLPISRLYARYFGGDLQIISMEGYGTDAYLHLSRLGDSQEPLP, via the exons ATGGCGGCGTTGGAGTCTTTCTCGAAGAGATTGATAGAGGAAGTACAGAAATGGGGTTGCATGAAACAGACAGGGGTTAGTTTGAGGTACATGATGGAATTTGGGTCAAAACCCACTCAAAGAAATTTGCTAATCTCTGCTCAATTTCTACACAAGGAGCTTCCCATTCGGATTGCTAGGCGAGCTATTGAGCTTGATACTCTTCCTTATGGTCTTTCTCATAAGCCTGCTGTTTTGAAG gtTCGAGATTGGTACTTGGATTCGTTCCGTGATCTGAGATCTTTTCCGGAGATAAAAGATGCAAATGACGAAAGGGATTTTACACAAATGATTAAAGCCATCAAAGTGAGACACAATAATGTGGTTCCTATGATGGCTTTGGGTGTTCAACAGTTGAAGAAAGAAATCTCTATTCCTACTCGGACTCTTAATCAAGATATTCATGAGATTCATCAATTTCTTGATCGCTTTTACATGTCAAGAATTGGGATTCGAATGCTCATTg GTCAGCATGTAGAATTGCACAATCCGAATCCACCACCTCATTGTGTGGGTTATATTAACACAAGAATGTCTCCTGTTGAGGTTGCACAGCAAGCCAGTGAAGATGCCCGTTGCATATGCCTACGTGAGTATGGCTCTGCTCCTGATGTTAACATCTATGGAGATCCTGATTTTACTTTCCC CTATGTCCCGGCACACTTGCATCTTATGGTGTTTGAGTTGGTCAAGAACTCATTGCGTGCAGTCCAAGAACGCTTCTTGGACTCAGACAAACTTCCACCTCCCATTAGAATTATAGTTGCAGATGGAATTGAGGATGTTACTATTAAG GTCTCAGATGAAGGGGGTGGCATTCCCAGAAGTGGTCTCCCCAAAATCTTCACTTATCTTTACAGTACTGCTAAAAACCCTCTGGACGAGCATGCTGATCTCGGGATGGCTGATACAGTGGTCACCATGGCTGGATATGGATATGGGCTCCCTATAAGTCGCTTGTATGCTCGATATTTTGGAGGAGATTTGCAGATTATCTCCATGGAAGGATATG GAACTGATGCATATCTTCACCTTTCTCGCTTGGGAGATTCACAGGAACCTTTGCCATAA